A genomic region of Sphingobacteriales bacterium contains the following coding sequences:
- a CDS encoding glycosyltransferase → MIKKEEDKLLKILIAPLNWGLGHATRCIPLIRYLLERGDIEVCVASEGAALRLLQREFPQVRTLEIGSETIIYPKSGTLSWHIARQIPAILRNIRHEHHFLQQLLQRETFHGIISDNRYGMYSPHIPSVIITHQIFLKTAYTFTTPVIWRVLRRWLLRFEACWVPDSGDIQNNLSGDLAHSNTLHHWLPQAKYIGALSRFEPPPANTANQPLKYRLLVLLSGPEPQRTCLEDLLLQQLPSIDGKIMIARGLPQNSDIIPPSFEQLPQHISICNYLDTPALQSAIAASEYVLSRSGYTTVMDLAVFQKKALFIPTPGQTEQEYLAQMLHQRRQAVTAPQHRFDIAAMLHEAAALRPLQLPNTPHSFQEILKAWVEKKIEHFPK, encoded by the coding sequence ATGATAAAAAAAGAGGAGGATAAATTATTAAAAATTCTAATTGCGCCTTTAAATTGGGGTTTAGGACACGCCACGCGCTGTATTCCGCTCATTCGCTATTTATTGGAGCGCGGCGATATAGAAGTGTGTGTAGCCTCAGAAGGGGCGGCGTTGCGGCTGTTGCAGCGCGAATTTCCGCAAGTGCGCACCTTAGAAATCGGTAGCGAAACCATCATATATCCGAAATCGGGTACACTTTCTTGGCACATTGCCCGCCAAATACCGGCGATATTGCGCAATATACGACACGAACACCATTTTTTACAACAACTCCTGCAACGCGAAACTTTCCATGGTATTATTTCCGACAACCGCTATGGAATGTACAGTCCGCATATTCCGAGTGTCATCATCACCCATCAGATTTTTTTAAAAACCGCCTATACCTTCACCACACCTGTAATATGGCGGGTGCTGCGCCGTTGGCTGCTGCGTTTTGAGGCTTGTTGGGTTCCTGATAGCGGCGATATACAAAATAATCTTTCCGGCGATTTGGCACACAGCAACACGCTGCACCATTGGCTGCCGCAGGCGAAATACATAGGAGCTTTGTCGCGCTTTGAGCCGCCGCCCGCCAATACAGCAAACCAGCCCTTAAAATACCGCCTGTTGGTGCTGTTGTCGGGACCTGAGCCGCAGCGCACCTGTTTGGAGGATTTGCTGCTGCAACAATTACCTTCAATAGACGGAAAAATAATGATAGCACGGGGACTTCCTCAAAACAGCGACATTATTCCGCCATCATTTGAGCAACTGCCCCAACACATCAGCATCTGCAATTATTTAGATACGCCCGCCCTTCAGTCAGCAATTGCCGCTTCGGAATATGTATTGTCGCGCTCCGGCTACACCACAGTAATGGATTTGGCGGTATTTCAAAAAAAAGCACTTTTTATTCCCACACCCGGGCAAACCGAACAAGAATATTTAGCACAAATGCTGCACCAACGCCGACAAGCAGTTACGGCACCACAGCACCGCTTTGATATAGCCGCGATGCTGCACGAAGCCGCCGCTTTGCGTCCTTTACAGTTGCCCAACACACCACATTCTTTTCAAGAGATATTAAAAGCGTGGGTAGAAAAAAAAATTGAGCATTTTCCAAAATAA
- a CDS encoding T9SS type A sorting domain-containing protein: MILYSVQAQVLFEKDFAIKDIQNGFNLLKYKENEFWIVGNTLSWDNQLWQAYILRYDTLGIVKNTVLQNESEYESSFYAAAKGKDGNWVLIGQRNEANENISVWNTFAGFWKFDAFWYTKEIGNTSYYNFCTSIVPTEDNGFIAGGQLLLSQSDDDPLDGHYQPYIIKIDENGDKEWELIIEGYSDDNKVTDLLALPNGNFLASCLVNWQPWNSNNPSDIALIEFDESGIIIQQKLIDWEVNEVLWDLYVSDSDYIAAYNNQDSTYIMKLDLNFDVVWKSEEITNNCSIFQPMVLINGDIIAGGCYRTNLIDYALQAQIIKLNSNGELLWRRLYGGEENDYGYALLRDTDGTLWVTGRYESGLESVPVLNGQGDTLYFGGRANVYLLHTNCLGLLENPNITFQSTQNGTDVTFTADTLGFRGEPYSLWWDFGDGSEPEPTPAGTTQQHVYAQNGVYWATLNAYFCDTLSVGQCIRIGTTEQCPEEWTVGNETMPPLTGNHIAATYTAADHTLHFWAELPPCEAQLYDVSGKMVEQAQISGSRWQLPSLPQGVYFYRIFTQHSKTPLADGKFVAP, encoded by the coding sequence TTGATACTTTATTCTGTACAAGCACAGGTTTTATTTGAAAAAGATTTTGCCATAAAAGATATTCAAAATGGCTTTAATTTGTTAAAATACAAAGAAAATGAATTTTGGATAGTTGGAAACACATTAAGTTGGGATAATCAGCTTTGGCAGGCATACATTTTGAGGTATGATACTTTGGGTATTGTAAAAAATACTGTTCTACAAAATGAGTCGGAATATGAAAGTTCTTTTTATGCTGCCGCAAAAGGGAAGGATGGAAATTGGGTACTTATAGGACAACGCAATGAAGCAAATGAAAATATATCTGTATGGAATACTTTTGCAGGTTTTTGGAAATTTGATGCATTTTGGTACACCAAAGAGATAGGGAATACCAGTTATTATAATTTTTGTACATCTATTGTACCAACAGAAGATAATGGATTTATAGCGGGAGGACAATTATTGTTGTCGCAGAGTGATGACGACCCCTTAGACGGACACTACCAACCCTACATCATAAAAATAGACGAGAATGGAGATAAGGAATGGGAATTAATCATAGAGGGATACAGTGATGATAACAAAGTAACCGACCTGCTTGCACTACCCAATGGCAACTTTTTAGCCTCCTGCTTAGTGAATTGGCAACCGTGGAATAGTAATAATCCATCTGACATTGCATTAATAGAGTTTGATGAGTCAGGAATTATTATACAACAAAAACTAATAGATTGGGAAGTAAATGAAGTATTGTGGGATTTATATGTTTCTGATTCTGATTATATAGCAGCCTATAATAATCAAGATAGCACTTATATAATGAAATTAGACCTTAATTTCGATGTGGTTTGGAAAAGCGAAGAGATAACAAATAATTGTAGTATATTCCAACCAATGGTCTTAATTAATGGAGATATAATAGCGGGTGGGTGTTATAGAACTAACTTGATTGATTATGCATTACAAGCACAAATAATTAAACTCAACAGCAACGGCGAGCTACTCTGGCGCAGGCTATACGGCGGCGAAGAAAACGACTACGGCTATGCCCTCTTGCGCGATACAGACGGCACGCTGTGGGTAACGGGCAGATACGAGAGTGGTTTAGAGAGCGTTCCGGTACTCAATGGTCAGGGGGATACGCTCTACTTTGGCGGTCGTGCCAATGTATATTTGCTGCACACGAATTGCTTGGGCTTGTTGGAAAATCCCAACATTACCTTCCAAAGCACCCAAAACGGCACCGATGTCACCTTCACCGCCGACACCTTGGGCTTTCGGGGCGAGCCGTATAGTTTGTGGTGGGACTTCGGCGATGGCAGCGAACCAGAGCCTACGCCAGCAGGCACTACACAGCAGCACGTTTATGCCCAAAACGGCGTATATTGGGCAACGCTCAATGCCTACTTCTGCGACACCCTGAGCGTGGGTCAGTGCATACGCATCGGCACCACCGAGCAATGCCCCGAAGAATGGACAGTGGGCAACGAAACAATGCCGCCGCTCACAGGCAACCATATCGCCGCCACCTACACCGCCGCCGACCATACCCTCCACTTTTGGGCAGAGCTACCGCCTTGCGAGGCACAACTCTACGATGTAAGCGGCAAAATGGTGGAGCAAGCGCAGATTTCGGGCAGTCGCTGGCAGTTGCCGAGTTTGCCGCAGGGGGTGTATTTTTACCGTATTTTCACGCAGCACTCCAAAACCCCCCTCGCCGATGGAAAATTTGTCGCTCCTTAA
- a CDS encoding FkbM family methyltransferase: MYKTAYPIYKPLYFAYKKSSDRDRINEIRNYVKEGMTVLDIGANIGFYTLLLSRLVGKSGKVYAFEPDATNFRHLSNNVRNCSNVVLHQAAVGEKSGNIKLFHSSDLNVDHQTFDSGEGRPYTEIPCVALDDVIPTPQKVDFIKIDIQGYEYYAFKGMSQLLQRSQPLLLMGEVWPYALQKAGTSVAQYLQLLQQAGLNSNILGNYDAAALQAKADDKSFYTDLIARK, encoded by the coding sequence TTGTACAAAACGGCTTATCCTATCTATAAGCCTTTGTATTTTGCTTATAAAAAAAGCAGCGACCGCGACCGTATCAACGAAATACGGAATTATGTAAAAGAAGGTATGACGGTATTAGACATCGGTGCTAATATCGGTTTTTATACTTTGCTCCTTTCGCGGTTGGTAGGAAAATCGGGAAAAGTATATGCTTTTGAACCCGATGCCACCAATTTTCGCCATTTGTCCAACAATGTGCGCAACTGCTCCAATGTGGTGCTGCATCAAGCGGCAGTAGGCGAAAAAAGCGGCAACATCAAACTGTTTCATTCCTCCGACCTCAATGTGGATCATCAAACTTTTGACAGCGGCGAAGGTCGCCCCTATACCGAAATCCCCTGTGTGGCTTTAGACGATGTAATCCCAACGCCCCAAAAAGTGGATTTTATCAAAATTGATATTCAGGGCTACGAATATTATGCTTTTAAAGGAATGAGCCAACTACTCCAACGCTCGCAGCCGCTTTTGCTGATGGGCGAAGTATGGCCTTATGCGCTCCAAAAAGCGGGTACGTCTGTAGCTCAATATTTGCAATTACTCCAACAAGCAGGACTCAATAGCAATATTTTGGGAAATTATGATGCCGCCGCTTTGCAAGCCAAAGCCGATGATAAGAGCTTTTATACCGACCTTATTGCACGAAAATAA
- a CDS encoding M28 family peptidase: MKRHFLHYTVAFYSFLFSSVVIAADTPPQENDFLSQTRQLIYEGKRSGEGYFSPDGRYLIFQSEREAANPFYQIYALDLESGDVQRVSPGKGKTTCAFFMGNSQRVIFASSHEDPQALDKQKAELEFRASGNKRRYSWDYEPAMDIFSANADGSDLKNLTHTKGYDAEGGVSPDGKLIVFCSNRSAFEQTLSPEDQKKLEIDPAYFGEIYLMNVDGSQVRRLTQQKGYDGGPFFSPDGKRIIWRHFEEKGIVADVFSMNLDGSDVQRLTDFGAMSWAPYYHPSQEYFIFASNKLGFSNFELYIADVAGKKEPVRITYTDGFDGLPVFSPDGKKLCWTSSRTTEGNAQLFFANWNHEAALRALAGAAPRSSSSDMPDMSPHAHHSHEQADMEATAVAPHTAVFSAGFSVNDFKEKVNYLASDELQGRGTGSQGIEKAAQYISAQFQQQGLLRVKEKYLYGFDYTAGVSRTADNRFSVDGGKQAIVATDTQAQPISYSQNGTVSAAMVFVGYGVKLPEGLDYQYNSYKGLNVQDKIVLVLEGAPDFDSASQQDELQTERYTAARYKAMLARDMGAKAIVFIGEVELFSFDGKREGGTAGLAVWEISENFAQNLLGIYDKDIKTIKRNLKTYNPHGEPETFELMHLNATLLTELKKQTARDNNIVALVPAAEAAAPYIVIGAHYDHLGHGEHGGSRAVAGEEGAIHNGADDNASGTAMVMELAEYFADLQKKSPEKITKNLVFALWSGEEMGLLGSQYFCENLPFDAKNIAAYFNFDMVGRMKDNSLIIQGVGSAAEWKKLAEKKNIAAGFNLALTADPYLPTDATSFYKIGVPVVNFFTGLHDDYHRPTDDADKLNYADMERTAQFAANLIQEVSKPETTLTYQKTDMSNTQQQVRSFSVYLGTIPDYAAEVEGVKLSGVRGGSPAEKAGLQGGDIIKKLADKDIKNIYDYTYILSELKPALAVPVVIEREGTQQTLSIIPLTK; encoded by the coding sequence ATGAAACGACATTTTTTGCATTACACTGTCGCTTTTTATAGCTTTTTATTTTCATCAGTGGTCATTGCCGCCGATACACCGCCGCAAGAGAACGATTTTTTGAGCCAAACGCGCCAACTTATCTATGAGGGAAAACGTTCCGGTGAAGGTTATTTTTCACCAGACGGACGCTACCTGATTTTTCAGAGCGAGCGCGAAGCTGCCAATCCTTTCTACCAAATATATGCTTTAGATTTAGAAAGCGGCGATGTTCAGCGCGTATCGCCGGGCAAAGGCAAAACAACCTGTGCTTTCTTTATGGGCAATAGCCAAAGGGTTATTTTTGCTTCATCGCACGAAGACCCGCAAGCTCTTGATAAACAAAAAGCAGAATTAGAATTTCGCGCTTCGGGCAATAAACGCCGCTACTCGTGGGATTATGAACCTGCCATGGATATTTTTAGTGCCAATGCAGATGGTAGCGACCTGAAAAACCTCACCCATACCAAAGGCTACGATGCCGAAGGGGGCGTGTCGCCTGACGGCAAACTCATTGTTTTCTGCTCCAATCGCAGTGCTTTTGAACAAACATTATCGCCCGAAGACCAGAAAAAATTAGAAATAGACCCTGCTTATTTCGGCGAAATTTATTTGATGAATGTCGATGGCTCTCAAGTGCGCCGCCTTACCCAACAAAAAGGTTACGATGGTGGTCCTTTCTTTTCGCCCGATGGCAAACGCATCATTTGGCGGCACTTTGAAGAAAAGGGCATCGTTGCTGATGTTTTCAGTATGAACCTCGACGGCAGCGATGTACAACGCCTCACCGATTTCGGAGCGATGAGCTGGGCTCCTTATTATCACCCTTCGCAAGAATATTTTATTTTCGCCTCCAACAAATTGGGCTTCAGCAATTTTGAATTATACATAGCCGATGTTGCGGGAAAAAAAGAGCCGGTACGCATCACTTATACCGATGGTTTTGACGGCTTGCCTGTTTTTTCGCCCGATGGAAAAAAACTTTGCTGGACAAGCAGCCGCACCACCGAGGGCAATGCGCAGTTGTTTTTTGCCAACTGGAATCACGAGGCAGCTTTGCGGGCTTTGGCAGGTGCCGCACCGCGCAGCAGTAGTAGCGATATGCCCGATATGTCGCCGCACGCCCACCACAGCCACGAGCAAGCCGATATGGAGGCAACGGCAGTTGCCCCTCATACAGCAGTTTTTTCCGCCGGCTTTTCGGTGAATGATTTTAAGGAAAAAGTAAATTATTTGGCTTCCGATGAATTGCAAGGGCGTGGCACCGGCTCGCAAGGCATTGAAAAAGCGGCACAATACATCAGCGCACAGTTTCAACAACAGGGGCTGCTCAGGGTAAAAGAAAAATATTTATACGGATTTGATTATACCGCCGGTGTGAGCCGTACTGCCGACAATCGTTTTTCGGTAGATGGCGGCAAGCAAGCGATAGTGGCAACGGATACACAAGCACAACCGATTTCTTACAGCCAAAACGGTACAGTAAGTGCAGCGATGGTATTTGTAGGATATGGTGTTAAGTTGCCCGAAGGTTTGGATTATCAGTACAATTCGTACAAGGGCTTAAATGTGCAAGATAAAATAGTATTGGTATTGGAAGGTGCGCCGGATTTTGACAGCGCATCGCAGCAAGATGAATTACAAACCGAACGCTACACGGCGGCACGCTACAAAGCAATGCTGGCACGCGATATGGGCGCAAAAGCGATTGTTTTTATCGGCGAAGTAGAGCTTTTTTCATTCGACGGCAAGCGCGAAGGCGGTACGGCGGGTTTGGCGGTATGGGAGATAAGCGAAAATTTTGCACAAAATTTATTGGGTATTTATGATAAAGATATAAAAACGATAAAAAGAAATTTAAAAACCTACAACCCGCACGGCGAGCCGGAAACTTTTGAATTGATGCACCTGAACGCCACCCTCCTTACCGAATTGAAAAAACAAACAGCACGCGACAACAATATAGTGGCTTTGGTTCCGGCGGCGGAAGCAGCTGCACCTTATATTGTAATCGGGGCGCACTACGACCATCTCGGGCACGGCGAACACGGCGGTTCGCGGGCAGTGGCGGGCGAAGAAGGAGCCATTCACAATGGAGCAGACGACAACGCTTCGGGTACGGCGATGGTAATGGAATTAGCGGAATATTTTGCGGATTTACAAAAAAAATCACCCGAAAAAATCACTAAAAATTTAGTGTTTGCTTTGTGGAGCGGTGAAGAAATGGGCTTATTGGGCTCGCAATATTTTTGTGAAAACCTGCCTTTTGATGCCAAAAATATAGCGGCATATTTCAATTTTGATATGGTGGGTCGTATGAAAGACAACAGCTTGATAATACAAGGCGTGGGTTCGGCTGCCGAATGGAAAAAATTAGCCGAAAAGAAAAATATTGCCGCCGGTTTTAATCTCGCGCTCACCGCCGACCCATATTTGCCCACCGATGCTACATCTTTTTACAAAATAGGTGTTCCCGTGGTCAATTTCTTTACGGGCTTGCACGATGATTACCACCGCCCCACCGATGATGCCGACAAACTCAACTACGCCGATATGGAGCGCACGGCGCAATTTGCCGCCAATTTGATACAGGAAGTATCGAAGCCCGAAACTACTTTGACGTACCAAAAAACGGATATGAGCAATACCCAGCAGCAGGTGCGCAGTTTTTCGGTGTATTTGGGTACTATTCCCGATTATGCCGCCGAAGTAGAAGGCGTAAAACTCAGTGGCGTGCGTGGCGGCAGTCCGGCGGAAAAAGCGGGTTTGCAAGGTGGCGATATTATCAAAAAGTTGGCAGACAAGGATATTAAAAACATCTACGACTACACTTATATTTTGAGCGAACTGAAACCCGCCCTTGCCGTTCCTGTTGTTATTGAGCGCGAAGGTACTCAGCAAACGCTTTCCATTATACCTTTGACGAAATAG
- a CDS encoding T9SS type A sorting domain-containing protein: MDISSATDFIYWYAAPETQEPEVVSNIVDVELCTNLPASALTCNCGRTALSSGDICNLADDPRRDALIRSKTRELVRTGKLNEAVGFLECLNSRLSRRLLLPHYIAKGQLSQANTLLNEMKNAAAAKSNTLNEQEDSNFVAYYEILLALRSDTTLTPFDLNSEQRSRLQAIAAFDTYSSYQARVLLEIIDTTLTEIDPLIYDSDNSDWDCAEGDPDSDADGICDKQDFCDGNDLQDSDGDFIPDACDPEPYCGTADYSTVLHTSGSDSLYSRQYWIMSGDTIAAGAQVEYRAGEYIDWLPTFEARQGAWVDAKIENCAAPPAAKKQLYEPPPQGLRVYPNPSNGEVFFESDTPFTQLIFSDTQGKTVAHYSFKTAISVYRCQMPQLAAGIYLYQVQLQQGSSKSGKLVIIK, from the coding sequence ATGGACATCAGCAGTGCCACCGACTTTATTTATTGGTACGCCGCCCCCGAAACCCAAGAACCCGAAGTAGTGAGTAATATTGTAGATGTTGAGTTGTGTACAAATTTACCAGCTAGTGCTTTAACCTGCAATTGTGGCAGAACCGCCCTCAGCAGCGGCGATATTTGTAATTTGGCTGACGACCCACGCCGCGATGCACTCATTCGCAGCAAAACCCGCGAACTCGTGCGCACCGGTAAATTAAACGAAGCGGTAGGCTTTTTGGAGTGTCTCAATTCGCGCCTCAGCCGTCGCCTTTTGTTGCCGCATTATATCGCCAAAGGACAACTGAGCCAAGCCAATACCTTGCTCAATGAAATGAAAAACGCCGCCGCCGCCAAAAGCAATACGCTCAATGAGCAGGAAGACAGCAATTTTGTGGCATACTACGAAATTTTGCTGGCTTTGCGCTCCGATACCACCCTTACTCCCTTCGACCTCAACAGCGAACAACGCAGTCGTTTGCAGGCGATAGCCGCCTTCGATACCTACAGTTCTTATCAGGCGCGTGTGCTTTTAGAAATTATTGACACTACGCTCACCGAAATAGACCCCCTCATCTACGACTCCGACAACAGCGATTGGGACTGTGCCGAAGGCGACCCCGACAGCGATGCAGACGGTATTTGCGATAAACAGGATTTTTGCGATGGCAACGACCTGCAAGACAGCGACGGCGACTTTATCCCCGATGCCTGCGACCCCGAACCCTATTGCGGCACGGCAGACTACAGCACTGTGCTACATACCTCCGGCAGCGACAGCCTCTATAGCCGCCAATACTGGATAATGAGCGGCGATACCATAGCCGCCGGCGCACAAGTGGAGTATCGCGCAGGCGAATATATCGACTGGCTGCCCACATTCGAAGCGCGGCAAGGTGCTTGGGTAGATGCCAAAATAGAAAATTGTGCTGCTCCCCCCGCCGCCAAAAAACAATTGTACGAGCCGCCACCACAAGGGCTGCGGGTATATCCCAACCCGAGCAATGGGGAAGTGTTTTTTGAAAGCGACACCCCTTTTACACAATTGATATTCAGCGATACACAAGGCAAAACAGTGGCTCATTACAGTTTCAAAACAGCGATATCGGTGTATCGCTGTCAGATGCCACAGCTTGCCGCCGGTATTTACTTATATCAGGTTCAATTGCAGCAGGGCAGCAGCAAAAGTGGAAAATTGGTGATAATAAAATAA
- a CDS encoding sulfatase: MNKKYYKKRCVLLLWALAFFILSPFIATAQTTPPAPNIILFVGDDWSYHTSIAGDSLAQTPTYDFLAKNGAVRFSNAFMNTPSCTAARSILLTGQYAHQLGAGGVLWGSLDIKIPTFVQILEKNGYFVRSIGKGWSPGSWQQGGYTEDPAGEKIKSVEEFFQQISSSQPFFLWYGSTKTHRPFVFGEGKKKGIDPQQIKVPPFLPDTDSVRLDLCDYYQNVREMDDELKELVQQLKAKKILHHTIIIVVSDNGMAFPHGKTQLYDAGTRMPLLIYAPMFLNAEHSCENTNFVSLLNIAPTILDLAGVPVASTMLGSSLKPYLLPQRVPLPACDSVFLEFNRHGFNTTNKIAISPPTRAYRNTQFLYIKNYQKKATSFLADCDNSPTKKFLIQHRKDKIFNDWIQLLYPVTKPAEELYEVQKDPFQLNNIADDSLYQDVLSDLRQRLHQWQKNTQDPLLQNEEYYNTLPHYRPVSEAATKEEEDIPCH; encoded by the coding sequence ATGAATAAAAAGTATTATAAAAAACGCTGTGTGTTATTGCTGTGGGCATTGGCATTTTTTATATTGTCGCCTTTTATAGCTACTGCTCAAACAACGCCCCCTGCACCGAATATTATTTTGTTCGTAGGCGATGATTGGTCGTATCATACGAGCATTGCCGGCGATTCTTTAGCCCAAACGCCTACTTACGATTTTTTGGCAAAAAACGGTGCCGTTCGCTTTTCCAATGCCTTTATGAATACGCCCTCCTGTACGGCGGCACGCTCTATTTTGCTCACCGGACAATACGCTCACCAACTTGGGGCAGGCGGCGTACTGTGGGGCAGCTTGGATATAAAAATCCCTACTTTTGTACAAATTTTAGAAAAAAACGGCTATTTTGTTCGCAGTATCGGCAAAGGCTGGAGTCCGGGCAGTTGGCAGCAAGGCGGCTATACCGAAGATCCGGCAGGTGAAAAAATAAAATCTGTTGAGGAGTTTTTTCAACAAATATCCTCCTCGCAGCCTTTTTTTCTGTGGTACGGCAGCACCAAAACACATCGCCCTTTTGTATTTGGCGAAGGAAAAAAGAAAGGTATTGACCCCCAACAAATAAAAGTGCCGCCGTTTTTGCCCGATACCGACTCGGTACGCTTGGATTTGTGCGATTATTATCAAAATGTGCGCGAAATGGACGATGAACTAAAGGAATTGGTGCAACAACTCAAAGCAAAAAAAATATTGCATCATACTATTATCATTGTGGTGAGCGATAATGGAATGGCTTTTCCGCACGGAAAAACCCAACTCTACGATGCAGGTACTCGTATGCCTTTGCTGATTTATGCTCCTATGTTTTTAAATGCAGAACATAGTTGCGAAAACACAAATTTTGTGAGCCTGCTCAATATTGCGCCCACTATTCTGGATTTGGCGGGTGTGCCCGTTGCTTCAACGATGCTTGGCAGCTCTTTGAAACCTTATCTGCTGCCACAGAGAGTGCCGCTACCTGCCTGCGACAGTGTCTTTTTGGAATTCAATCGGCACGGATTTAATACAACAAATAAAATTGCCATTTCTCCGCCGACACGCGCTTATCGCAATACCCAATTTTTATATATCAAAAATTATCAAAAAAAAGCAACTTCTTTTTTGGCTGACTGCGATAATTCTCCTACCAAAAAATTTTTAATCCAGCATCGCAAGGATAAGATTTTTAATGATTGGATACAGTTGTTATATCCTGTAACGAAGCCCGCAGAAGAATTATACGAGGTGCAAAAAGACCCTTTTCAGTTGAATAATATCGCAGATGACAGCCTTTATCAAGATGTTTTATCTGATTTGCGGCAGCGGCTCCATCAGTGGCAAAAAAACACGCAAGACCCGCTTTTGCAAAATGAGGAGTATTACAATACTTTGCCGCACTATCGCCCCGTTTCTGAAGCAGCAACCAAAGAAGAGGAAGATATTCCTTGTCATTAA
- a CDS encoding oligosaccharide flippase family protein, which yields MSHHSTRKFFGNAALLVSLNMAVKMVWILVIERGVQNEVGAAEYGNYFALFNFTLLFQALLDFGINNFNTRTIAAQPALFRSYFSNVLALKIILAIVYSIVMAVVSRCLGYQDDQLYLLFLLVQQQILLSVLLFARSNVAALQYFKADSILSVTDRTLMIILVGLLAAGVWLPLNITHFIYAQIIALLLAVLLGILLLRKQLGQIDFNMNIRLMSDIIKNSVPYALLALLMAAYTRSDAVLLERLVPEGVKEAGIYAAAYRLVEAGNQVAVLLSSLLLPWYAARLDMPLAIQRIAEWCAALLALALLPVLAAGVWQGEAVMKLLYHDATATYSSTLAILLPALLGMSLIYVYGTLLTAYHRLRLLNIIAAAAVLLNVGLNIWLLPLYRSEGAAMAASLTQLSVAALHIVFSYQVLQSAFPAKAFIKLLLYGLLCMTLFYSTTFLNVAWWLQTAIAMSGCVFIALLLYKNKLKEKLPTF from the coding sequence ATGTCGCATCATTCCACGCGCAAATTTTTCGGCAATGCCGCACTGTTGGTATCGCTGAATATGGCGGTAAAAATGGTGTGGATTTTGGTGATAGAGCGCGGTGTTCAAAATGAAGTAGGTGCTGCCGAATACGGCAATTATTTTGCCTTGTTCAATTTTACATTGCTGTTTCAGGCACTATTGGATTTTGGAATTAATAATTTCAATACACGCACCATTGCCGCCCAACCTGCCTTATTTCGCTCTTATTTTTCTAATGTTTTAGCTCTTAAAATAATATTAGCGATAGTATATAGCATCGTGATGGCGGTGGTGTCGCGCTGCTTGGGCTATCAAGATGATCAGTTGTATTTACTTTTTTTATTAGTACAACAACAAATTTTGTTGTCAGTGTTGTTGTTTGCACGCTCCAATGTAGCGGCACTGCAATATTTCAAAGCCGACAGTATTTTATCCGTCACCGACCGCACTTTGATGATAATATTGGTGGGGTTGTTAGCCGCCGGAGTTTGGCTGCCTTTGAATATCACCCATTTTATATATGCACAAATCATAGCTTTATTGCTGGCAGTGCTTTTGGGCATCTTGTTGTTGAGAAAACAATTGGGGCAAATTGATTTTAATATGAATATCCGCCTGATGAGCGATATTATAAAAAACAGTGTTCCTTACGCGCTTTTGGCATTGTTGATGGCAGCCTACACGCGCAGCGATGCCGTTTTGCTGGAGCGTTTAGTCCCCGAAGGTGTGAAAGAAGCGGGTATTTATGCGGCTGCTTATCGTTTGGTAGAGGCGGGAAATCAGGTGGCGGTATTGTTGTCGTCTTTGCTGCTGCCTTGGTATGCGGCGCGTTTGGATATGCCCCTTGCCATACAGCGCATAGCGGAATGGTGCGCTGCTTTGCTGGCATTGGCACTATTGCCGGTATTGGCGGCGGGCGTGTGGCAGGGCGAAGCTGTTATGAAATTGCTGTATCACGATGCTACGGCTACATATAGCAGCACATTGGCAATTTTGTTGCCCGCTTTGTTGGGTATGTCATTAATTTATGTATATGGCACTTTGCTCACGGCATATCATCGTTTGCGGCTGTTGAATATAATCGCGGCGGCGGCAGTGCTGCTGAACGTAGGCTTAAATATATGGCTGCTGCCGCTTTATCGCAGCGAGGGGGCGGCAATGGCGGCATCGCTAACACAACTGAGCGTGGCGGCTTTGCATATTGTTTTCAGCTATCAGGTGCTGCAATCGGCTTTTCCGGCAAAGGCTTTTATCAAACTGCTCCTGTATGGCTTGCTGTGTATGACTTTATTTTATTCCACTACTTTTCTAAATGTCGCTTGGTGGCTGCAAACGGCAATAGCAATGTCGGGGTGTGTTTTTATAGCTTTATTGTTGTATAAAAACAAACTGAAAGAAAAGCTGCCGACATTTTGA